A section of the Anabaena cylindrica PCC 7122 genome encodes:
- a CDS encoding anti-sigma factor antagonist (This anti-anti-sigma factor, or anti-sigma factor antagonist, belongs to a family that includes characterized members SpoIIAA, RsbV, RsfA, and RsfB.), producing MATKVHSFMSSQPTEADFPVTYLQDTAIVQMSMRLSVLEAVSLKQTCRNLMQADSHPQQVVLDFQNTIFMDSSGLGALVSNYKYAQEQGISFVLRNVTPQVMAVLNLTGLDQVFSIESVNSSEPIESSHPGDSRKEVVRKVDPLPQTHPSVTSWMKRLIDIVGSLIGLVITAVLFIPIAIAIQVNDPGPIFFRQIRCGWMGKRFDIWKFRSMCVDAEAKKGQVKNQVEGAFFKNDNDPRITRVGRFLRRTSLDELPQFWNVLKGEMSLVGTRPPTPDEVERYEVPEWQRFDVKPGMTGEWQVNGRSTVRSFEDVIRLDLQYQKNWTFVYDLRLIFKTIAILFNKNSGAV from the coding sequence ATGGCAACTAAAGTGCATAGCTTCATGAGTAGCCAACCCACAGAGGCAGATTTCCCAGTTACTTACCTTCAGGACACAGCAATCGTGCAAATGTCGATGCGTTTGAGCGTGCTTGAGGCTGTCAGCTTAAAGCAAACCTGCCGAAACTTAATGCAAGCTGATTCCCATCCCCAGCAAGTTGTCCTCGACTTCCAAAATACTATTTTTATGGATAGTAGCGGTTTAGGGGCTTTGGTAAGTAATTATAAATATGCCCAGGAACAAGGGATCTCATTCGTACTTCGTAATGTAACCCCCCAAGTGATGGCAGTGCTGAATCTGACAGGATTAGATCAGGTATTTTCTATTGAATCTGTGAACAGCAGCGAACCAATAGAATCTAGTCACCCTGGAGATAGTCGGAAAGAAGTTGTTCGGAAAGTAGATCCGCTACCTCAGACTCATCCTTCTGTCACCTCTTGGATGAAAAGACTGATTGACATAGTGGGATCATTGATAGGTTTAGTAATTACAGCAGTTTTATTCATTCCCATTGCGATCGCAATTCAAGTCAATGATCCCGGCCCCATTTTCTTCCGTCAAATCCGTTGCGGTTGGATGGGAAAGCGTTTTGATATCTGGAAATTCCGCTCAATGTGCGTGGATGCCGAAGCTAAGAAAGGTCAAGTCAAAAATCAAGTAGAAGGCGCTTTCTTTAAAAATGATAACGATCCCCGCATTACTCGCGTAGGTCGCTTTTTGCGCCGCACAAGTCTAGATGAATTACCACAATTCTGGAACGTCCTCAAAGGTGAAATGAGCTTAGTCGGCACCAGACCACCTACCCCAGATGAAGTAGAACGCTATGAAGTACCAGAATGGCAACGTTTTGATGTCAAACCAGGAATGACCGGCGAATGGCAAGTCAACGGACGCTCGACAGTACGCAGTTTTGAGGATGTCATTCGCCTGGATTTACAGTATCAAAAAAATTGGACTTTTGTTTACGATTTAAGGCTGATTTTCAAAACTATAGCCATATTGTTTAACAAAAACAGTGGGGCTGTTTAG
- a CDS encoding 7-carboxy-7-deazaguanine synthase QueE has product MIAKTIVKPTARLVEVFSAIQGEGLNVGTRQIFIRFGLCDLRCHFCDSAQTWDAPSVCKIERSPGLRDFEMHSNPVPLPILLQWVERQNLPSLHDSISLTGGEPLLHAPFLEQFLPEVRSLTNLPIYLETGGHRPEQLAMILPYLDSVGMDLKLPSVSGETHWTEHEKFLQLCFDANLEVFVKIIVSQRTDPGELKRSGMLVGGVHQDIPIFLQPVTPLADSEQFSQVPVLAPSPDQILEWQALMKQFVKQVRVIPQTHKMLKQM; this is encoded by the coding sequence ATGATTGCTAAAACTATAGTCAAACCTACTGCACGCCTGGTTGAAGTTTTCTCTGCTATTCAAGGGGAAGGACTGAATGTCGGGACACGTCAGATTTTTATTCGCTTTGGTCTTTGTGACTTGCGTTGTCACTTCTGCGATAGCGCCCAGACATGGGATGCCCCTTCTGTATGTAAGATAGAGCGTTCACCTGGATTAAGAGACTTTGAAATGCACTCTAATCCTGTTCCCTTGCCCATTTTGCTCCAATGGGTGGAAAGGCAAAACTTGCCTTCTTTACACGATAGCATCAGCTTAACGGGAGGCGAACCACTTCTTCATGCTCCTTTTTTAGAACAATTTCTCCCGGAAGTGCGATCGCTTACCAATTTACCCATATACCTGGAAACTGGAGGGCATAGGCCAGAGCAATTAGCCATGATTCTCCCCTATCTTGATTCTGTGGGTATGGATTTAAAACTGCCCAGTGTTAGCGGCGAAACTCATTGGACAGAACACGAAAAATTTCTCCAACTCTGCTTTGATGCAAATTTAGAGGTTTTTGTCAAGATAATTGTCTCTCAAAGGACAGATCCTGGCGAATTGAAACGTTCTGGGATGTTAGTCGGAGGAGTACATCAAGATATCCCTATATTTCTGCAACCTGTTACACCTTTGGCCGATTCGGAACAATTCAGTCAAGTACCAGTTTTGGCACCTTCACCAGACCAGATTTTAGAATGGCAAGCTTTGATGAAGCAGTTTGTTAAACAAGTACGGGTGATCCCCCAAACTCACAAAATGCTGAAGCAGATGTAG
- a CDS encoding DUF3318 domain-containing protein translates to MTSYTTSSAKAEMSELRRLKSLLPPELQSWVTVEGTTEVNPPLVRCEEIGKDQVEIQIDLVKWDALAMDQRNLLFWHEVARVQNDTIPKDGWEMAALAIGLGGAVGELWVQDGLLLVLALALCGVSGWRLYQKNNGDKQIKEILDADEKAITLATRFGYSLPNAYKSLGSALKTLVENTPNKRQRSRYEARLSALKRSANKAKAKSKTMDEGGM, encoded by the coding sequence ATGACATCCTATACAACTTCCTCTGCCAAAGCGGAAATGAGCGAACTCCGGCGGTTGAAAAGCTTACTACCACCAGAATTGCAAAGTTGGGTAACGGTTGAAGGCACAACTGAGGTCAATCCACCCCTGGTTCGTTGCGAAGAAATTGGGAAAGACCAGGTAGAAATTCAAATTGACTTGGTGAAATGGGATGCGCTCGCAATGGATCAGCGTAATCTGCTGTTCTGGCACGAAGTTGCTCGTGTTCAAAATGACACAATTCCCAAAGATGGTTGGGAAATGGCAGCATTGGCAATTGGTTTAGGTGGTGCTGTGGGTGAATTATGGGTACAGGATGGATTACTGCTAGTTCTAGCTTTAGCACTTTGTGGCGTATCCGGTTGGCGACTCTATCAAAAAAATAACGGGGATAAGCAAATTAAAGAAATACTCGATGCAGACGAGAAAGCGATCACACTAGCAACTCGCTTTGGATATAGTCTCCCCAACGCCTACAAGAGTTTAGGTAGCGCCTTAAAAACTTTAGTTGAAAACACTCCCAACAAGCGCCAGCGTTCTCGCTACGAAGCCAGACTTTCCGCCCTCAAACGCAGCGCCAACAAAGCCAAAGCCAAATCTAAAACCATGGATGAAGGCGGAATGTAA